Genomic window (Rathayibacter sp. VKM Ac-2760):
GGGCGTCGCGGTTCGTGCCGTACAAGCGCCTCGAGACGGTGATGGACGCGGGCGTCCGGACGGGGCTGCCGGTCGTCATCGCCGGTCACGGGCCGTCGGAGGCGCGGCTGCGCGCCTACGCCGTCGAGATCGGCGCCGACGTGACGTTCGTCATCTCGCCCTCGGACGCGCTGATCCGCGCGCTCTACGCCGGCGCGATCGCCTACGTCTTCCCGGCGGTCGAGGACTTCGGGATCATGCCCGTCGAGGCGATGGCCTGCGGGACCCCCGTGATCGGCACCGACATCGGCGGCGTCCGCGAGAGCGTCGGCCTCGTCGGCGGCGGCGTCACCGGCGACCTCGAGCACGGCACCGACTGGAACGACCTGCTCCAGCGCGCCACCGACCTCGACCCCGACTGCTTCCGCGCCCGCACCAGCGTCTTCTCCCGCTCCCGCTTCATCGAGGAGCTCCAGGACTGGATCGCCGAGCAGCTCGACTGACCCGGCACCGCGTCTCGACACCCCGCGCTTCCTGCTGATCGAGTAGCCCGCTCCGCGTGCGTATCGAGATCCACCACGCTCAGAACGGCGCCGGCACGTCGACGAACCGCGGTCGCGGCGGCGGGTCCGGCGGTCGCCCGGGCAGCGGCGGCGGCCGAGTGCTGATCCGCCGTCCGGTGGGAGTCGTCCACGTGATGCCCCCATCGTCGTCCCTGCAGTAACTCCACTGGTCTCCGTGCCGCACATGGTGATGCGAAGTGCATAGCGATACGAGGTTCTCGAGGGAGGTCTCGCCGCCGTTGCGCCACTCGATCGCGTGGTCTGCCTCGCTGGTCGATGCGCTGCGGGTGCAGCCGGGGAACCGGCAGGTCTGGTCCCGCAGCTGGAGATGCAGGCGCATCTGCGGCGGCGGCACGCGCCAGGTGCGTCCGACCGAGACGACCGCGCCGGTATCGGGATCGGTGAGAACCCGAGTGAAGGACGCTGCCGTCCGGATCAGCTCGCGGGCGATTGCCGCAGGCACGGGACCGTAGCCGTCGAGGTCCGCAGGGGCGTCATCGAGACCTACGGCAGTGGACGCCGCGAGCGTGAGCCGGACCTCCGCGCGAACACCGGAGACGAACGTCGGATCAGGGCGGTGCGCGGCGTCCGGGGTGGTCCCGGCGACGTCGCCGTCGCACAGCAGGTCGACCGCGGCGTCAGCGCTCAACTGCTGGAGCGTGCGTGGGTCGCCCTCGTCGCTGAGGGTGCGGGCGATGCGCCGCAGCCGGTCGTACGCCCCGGACACGGCCGGTGCGGGAGCGTGCAGGCAGAGCGTCGCCATCCCGTCCACATCCGGCGAGACCCAGACCGCGCGGTCCTCCCGAGCAAGGGCGTGCCGTTCGGCGAGGGGCTGCTCGTGCAGCTCCTCCCGCCAGCGGATCAGGGCTCGGCGCAGCTGCGCGATGGACATCGTGACCGCGGCGTCGGCCGCGCGCTCGTCCAGCGCAGAACGGGACTCCTCGGGGAGGCTGCTCGCGGTCCGGCAGATCGCCTCGCCGACCTCCCACAGGATCTTCGCGTCGCGCAGCAGCACGCGAGTGAGAGGAAGGTGCTCCGTCAGCATCTGCGCGGTCTCGAGACGGCGCGACACCTCCCGCTCGGACAGGCTGTACGCCACCGCGAGCTCGGCTCGGATGGAGCGCTCGACCAGGTCGCGGGTCTCGCTCCGCGACGCGCCGCGGGCGAAGGCGTCCGGGATGGTCAGCGCGAGTCGGTAGCCGCGGTGCAGGCGTTCCGCCGCCCGGAGGCGCATCGGGGAGGTGGAGCGCTCGTCGGCGGCGGAGCCGTCGAAGCAGTCGCGCACCTCCGCTAGTGCTGCTGCATCCTCATCTTTTGACATACGAGTATCCAAGCAGGGGTCACCGACATCCGAATGGCGTCCTGGGCAGATCGGGGACGACGCGAGCGATCGGGGGCTGGGGAGGAGGCTCGCTCCCGGGCGTCCGGACGACGTGGGTCTCGATACGCCGCCGGAGGCGGCTACTCGACCAGCAAGAAACGCAGCCCGCGGCTACTCGACCAGCAGGAAACGCCGCCCGCGGCTACTCGGCCCGCAAGAAGACGGCGCCTCCTCGGCGCGTGACCCGCGCTAGAACAGCCCGCGGGGCGACTCCACCGAGGCGAGCACGCCCGGCGCCGCCACGATCGTCAGCCGCCCGACCTCCTCGGCCGTCAGCTCCGGCAGCCGCTGCGCCAGGTCGAGGAAGCGCTCGATCTCGGACTCCTCGAGCACGCCGTCCGCGAGCGTGCGGAACTTCGCCACGTACTGCTCGCGCGAGAACGGGTGCGCGCCGAGCGGGTGCGCGTCCGCCACCGCGATCTCGTCGACGATCGTCGTGCCGTCCGTCAGCAGGATCTCGACGCGCGCGCCGAACGCCTTCTCCGCCGGGTCGACGGAGTGGTAGCGGCGCGTCCACTCCGCGTCCTCCTCGGTCGTCGTGCGCTGCCAGAGCGCGACCGTGTCGGGTCGCGCCGCGCGCTCGGGCGCGTAGCTGCGCTCGTGGTGCCAGGCGCCGTCTTGCAGCGCGACGGTGAAGATGTACGGCACCGAGTGGTCGAGCGTCTCGCGCGAGGCCGTCGGGTCGTACTTCTGCGGGTCGTTCGCGCCCGAGCCGATCACGAAGTGGGTGTGGTGCGAGGTGTGGATGACGATCCGCTCGACCCGCTCCGGATCCGCCGCCTCGGGGTGCGTGCCGTGCAGCCGGCGCGCCAGGTCGATCAGCGCCTGCGCCTGGTACTCCGCCGAGTGCTCCTTCGTGTACGTGTCGAGGATCGCGCGCTTCGCCTCGCCCGCATCCGGCAGCGGCACGTCGTAGGCGGCGTCGGGGCCGTCGAGCAGCCAGGCGATCACGCCGTCCTCGCCCTCGTAGATCGGCGACGGGCTGGTCTCGCCGCGCATCGCCCGGTCGACCGCCTCGATCGCCATCTTGCCGGCGAAGGCGGGCGCGTACGCCTTCCAGCTGGAGATCTCGCCCTTCCGCGACTGCCGGGTGGCGGTGGTGGTGTGCAGCGCCTGCGCGATCGCCTGCTCGATGGTCGCGACGTCGAGGCCGAGCATCGTGCCGAGGCCGGCCGCCGCCGAGGGGCCGAGGTGCGCGACGTGGTCGATCTTGTGCCGGTGCAGGCTGATCGCGCGGACGAGGTCGACCTGGACCTCGTAGCCCGTGACGATGCCGCGGAGCAGCCGGGCACCGTCGATCCCCGCGTGCTGGGCGACCGCGACGAGCGGCGGGATGTTGTCGCCCGGGTGCGAGTACTCCGCAGCGAGGAAGGTGTCGTGGTAGTCGAGCTCGCGCACCGCGACGCCGTTCGCCCACGCGGCCCACTCGGGCGACACGCGGCGGCCGGGGTCGGCGCCGAGCACGGTGGCGCCCTCGCCGCCGATGGAGGCGGGGTGCGCCAGCGCCTGCGAGCGCGCTGCCACGACGGGCCGGCGCAGCAGCGACGCGGCGGCGACGGCCGCGTTGTCGATCACGCGGTTGACGACCATCTCGGCGACCTCGGCGTCGACCTCGACGGGATCGACGGCGACCTCGGCGAGGGCGTGCGCGAGCTGCCCGTGGCGCGGGAGGTCCTCGTCGCTGCGGTGGACGCGGACGTGGTGTTCGTGCACGGGGGCTCCTTCGGCTCGTCCCTGCCAATCTAGCGGCGGGGGCCCGGGGCAGAATGTCCGCATGACCGCCACCCGCGTCGCCGCCTTCGACTGCGGCACGAACTCCCTCCGGCTCCTGATCGCGGACGTCGAGGGCGGGCGCCTGACCGACGTCCTCCGCCGCACCGAACTGGTCCGACTCGGCCACGGCGTCGACCGCACCGGCCGCTTCGACCCGGCGGCGCTCGAGCGCACCCTCGCCGTCACCCGCGAGTACGCCGCGCTGGTCCGCGAGACCGGAGCGACGCGGGTGCGCTTCGTCGCCACCTCCGCGACCCGCGACGCGGCCGACCGCGAGGACTTCCTCGGCGCGGTCGAGCGGATCATCGGTCTCCGCACCCCGATGTTCCGCGGTGCCGAGACGATCAGCGGCGAGGAGGAGGCGGCCCTCTCCTTCCGCGGCGCGCTCTCGGCCGTCGACGCGGTCGCCCCGGTGCTCGTCGTCGACCTCGGCGGCGGCTCCACGGAGCTGGTGCTGGGCGGCGGGCAGCCGGAGCAGGCGCATTCGATGGACGTCGGCAGTGTCCGGCTCACCGAGCGGCACCGGGCGGGCGGGGGCGAGCCGACCGACGAGCAGCGGGCCGCGATTCGCGCCGACGTCCGCCGCGCGCTGGCCGCCTCCCCCGTCGACCTCTCGGCCGCGCGGAGCGTCGTCGGCGTCGCCGCGACCGTGCTGACCGTCACCGCGCATGCGCTCCGCCTCCGGACCTACGACCGCGACGCGCTCGAGGCGACCCTGCCGATCCGCGACGTCCTCGCCGCCTGCGACGAGCTCGCCGCCCTCTCCCCCGCCGAGACCGCCGCGCTCCCCTTCGTCCGCGCCGGCCGCGAGGACGTCCTCGCCGCCGGCGCCCTGATCTGGTCCGAGGTCCTCCGCGCCGTCCAGCACTCCTCCCCGAGCGTCACCACGGTGACCACGACCGCCCACGACATCCTCGACGGCCTGGCCCTCACCCTCTGACCCCCGGCCCCTGACCCCTGTCCCCCTCCGCGAGATGCCACTTATGAGCACGACACGCCGTGAGACGAGCGCACAAGTGGCATCTCGCGGCGGGAGCGGTCAGCGCGTGAGGGTGCTGCCGGAGTCGGGGTGCAGGCGGGCGGCGGCGACGAGCGGCACCAGGGTCAGCACCGCCAGCGTCAGGAAGGCGAAGCGGTAGGGGACGAGGCCCGGGCCGAACGCCGAGCCCGCCGCCAGCGCGATGCCGCCGGCGGCGACGCCGAAGCCCGCGGCGATCTGCTGCGTCGTCGCGCTCAGCGTGTTCGCGCCCGACATCCCCTCGGCCGGCACCTCGGCGAAGGTGACGGTGTTGTAGGCGGTGAAGCCGGCCGAGCGCGCGACCCCGCTGAGCACCAGCAGCGCGACGATCGCCGGGATCGGCACCTCCGGATCGAGGAACGCCATCGCGACCATGCAGGCGATCCCGACGACGTTCGCCGCGACGAGCACCCCGCGGAAGCCGACCGTCCGCAGCAGCCAGGTCGTGGCGGGCTTGATCGCCAGATTGCCGACGAAGAGCGCGAGCACGATCGAGCCGGCCTGCACCGCGTCCCAGCCGAACGCGTCCTGGAACAGCAGCGGCAGCAGGAACGGCACCGCGTTGATCGTCGCCCGGTAGAGCGAGCCGCTCGCGTTCGCGACCCGGAACGTCGAGAAGCGGAAGGCGTCCAGGCGCACGAGCGGGTGCGGCGTCCGCAGCAGGTGCCGCACCGCGACGGCGGTCACCGCCGCTCCGCCCACGCCGAGACCGAGCGCGACGGTGTCCGAGCCGCTGCCGGTCACGAAGCCGGTCGCCCCGACCAGCGCGCCGAGGCCGACCGCCACCAGCAGCAGGCCGACGACGTCGAGCGGAGGCGGCACCGCCTCGGTGCCCACCGGCACGATCCGCCGCGCGATCACGAAGGCGACGACGCCCAGCGGCAGGTTGATCAGGAAGATCCAGTGCCAGGACGCGTAGGTCGTCAGCAGCCCGCCGACGAACGGCGCGAGGATCGGCGCGACCAGTCCCGGCCAGACCAGGATCGCGATGGCGCGGATGATCCCCTCCCGCGGCGTGACGCGCAGCACCGCCAGCCGGCCGACCGGCACCATCAGCGCGCCGCCGACACCCTGCAGCACCCGGGCGGCGACGAGCAGCGGGAGCGTCGGGCTGAGCGCGCAGAGCAGCGACGCCACCGTGAAGATCGCGATCGCAATGGTGAAGACCCGGCGCACCCCGAACCGCTCGCTCAGCCAGCCGGAGGCGGGGATGAGCACCGCGACGGTCAGCAGGAACGCGGTGACGGTGATCGCGACGGCGGCGGAGTCGACGCCCAGGTCGGCGCCGATCGCGGGCGCCGCGGTGGTGACGATCGTCGCGTCGAGGTTCTCCATGAAGAAGCAGCCCGCGACGAGGAGGGCGATCGCGCGCTGACGGCGGGGATCCAGGGCGGGCCTCCTGCGGGTGGAATGGTGTGCGGGGCGAGCGTAGCGCGCGGGTCACGTCGACCAGGACGGGACGCGACGTCGAGGACGGGTAGCGTCGACGCCATGAGCGACTCCGAGACCCGCACCATCCAGCTCCGCCGCTACGAGCTCGTCGACGGGGTGATGGACGACTTCCTGGCCTGGTACGAGGCGAAGATCGTCTCCGCCCGCGCCGCGCACGGCTTCACGATCGAGTTCGCCTACGCCGACCGCGAGGTGAACGAGTTCGTCTGGGCCGTCAGCACCCCGGGCGACGCGGAGGCGTTCGCCGCGATCGAGAAGACCTACCTCGCCTCCCCCGAGCGCGAGGCCGCCTTCGCCGGCGAGCCGACCCGCGTCGCCGTGCACCACGTCCGCCTGATCGAGCGCATCGTCTGAGGCGCGCGGGGCGGGCGCTCGCGCCCGCCCCGCCGACTGCTAGCCCCGCGCGCGGCGCGGGCCCGCGAGCACGAGCCGCAGGGCGACCGAGCCAACGACGAGGGAGCCGAGGGTGCCGAGGAGTCGCCAGCCGGTGTGCTTCGACGAGTCGAGGCCGGCGCGGTCGCGCGGCGAGGCCAGCGCGGCCGGCGCGAGCGTGCGGCCGTTGGCGCCCGCCTCCGCCATGTGCGCGAGGCGGCGCAGCGTCTCGATGTTGCGCACCCAGAGGAAGCCGTGCAGCAGCGGCTTCGGGATCAGCGTGCCCGGCCCCTTCACGGCGGTCTCGTGGATCCGGACGCGGCAGCCCTTGCGGTGCGGCTCGATCTCGAAGCCGACCCGCGCCTCGCCCATCGGCCAGCCGGCCGCCTGAATGACGAAGCGGCTCGACGGGTCCCACTCGAGGACGGTCGTCCGGTCGTCGATCACCAGCGGCCAGATGCCGAAGGAGTGGTGCAGCCGCGAGCCGGCGTGCGGCCAGTCGCGGTCGACCTCGCGCATCCGGGACGAGCCGACGACCCAGGCGGGGAACAGCCAGCCGGAGGCGAAGACGGCGAAGACGGACTCGGGCGGGCAGTGGAAGACGCGGGTGTTGCGGGCCATCGCGGGCTCCTTCGAGGGAGGGGGTCGGTGGTCCCAGGGTGCCAGATCGTCGCAGGGTGCCGGATCGTCTAGCGCGCCGGATCGCCCTGCGGCTACCGATCCGCCGAGGGCGAGAGGTCGGGGGTGCGGCGGATGCCGAACTCGTGCCGGAGCGCGCTGCGGGCGGCGTGCCAGCCGGCCATCCCGTGCACGCCCGGGCCGGGCGGGGTCGACGACGAGCAGAGGTAGAGCCCCTTCGCCGGGGTGCGCCACGGGTCGGAGGAGGGCACCGGTCGCGAGATCAGCTGCGCCACGCTCGCCGCGCCGGCCGCGATGTCGCCGCCGATGTAGTTCGGGTTCCACGCGTGCATGTCGCGCGCGGTCATCGAGGAGGCGGCGAGGACGCGGTCGCGGAAGCCCGGGGCGAAGCGCTCGATCTGCGCCGTGATCGCCTCGCGCTGGTGCGCCGGCGAGTCGCGCGGCACGTGCGTGTAGGCCCAGAGCACCTGCTTGCCCTCCGGCGCGCGGGAGGGGTCGAGGACCGAGGGCTGCGCGACCAGCACGTACGGGTTCTCGCTGTGCCGGCCGCGGACGACGTCGCGCTCGGCGGCGGCGATCTCAGCGCGGGTGCCGCCGACGTGCAGCGTGCCGGCGCCGGCCAGCTCGGGGTCGGTCCAGGGCACCGGGCCGTCGAGAGCGAAGTCGACCTTCGCGACGCCGTTCCCGTAGCGGAACAGCCGGAGCGCCGCCTGATACGGAGCGGGCAGCCGGTCGCCGGCGAGGCGCAGCAGGGCCTCGGGAGTGAGGTCGAGCAGGACCGCCCGCGCGCTCGGCAGCTGGGCGAGCGAGGTGATCTCGACGCCGGTCTCGATCGTGCCGCCGTGCGCCCGGAGGTCGTCGGCCATCGCGTCGACGATCGCCTGGCTGCCGCCGACGGGCACCGGCCAGCCGCGCGCGTGCGCGTAGGAGCCGAGAGCGAGCGCGGCGGCCGCCGTCGACAGACTCGGCATCGGGCGGATCGCGTGCGCGGCGACGCCCGCGAACATGGCCGGCGCCACCTCCTCGCGGAAGCGGAGGTTCCAGAGCGGCGAGCCCTGCTCGAGCACGCGCAGGCCGAAGCGGAGGAGCACCGACGGGTCGGTCGGGATCTTCAGCAGCGCGTCGTTGGTGAAGCCGGCCACCCGGTCGGCCCG
Coding sequences:
- a CDS encoding HNH endonuclease signature motif containing protein, producing the protein MSKDEDAAALAEVRDCFDGSAADERSTSPMRLRAAERLHRGYRLALTIPDAFARGASRSETRDLVERSIRAELAVAYSLSEREVSRRLETAQMLTEHLPLTRVLLRDAKILWEVGEAICRTASSLPEESRSALDERAADAAVTMSIAQLRRALIRWREELHEQPLAERHALAREDRAVWVSPDVDGMATLCLHAPAPAVSGAYDRLRRIARTLSDEGDPRTLQQLSADAAVDLLCDGDVAGTTPDAAHRPDPTFVSGVRAEVRLTLAASTAVGLDDAPADLDGYGPVPAAIARELIRTAASFTRVLTDPDTGAVVSVGRTWRVPPPQMRLHLQLRDQTCRFPGCTRSASTSEADHAIEWRNGGETSLENLVSLCTSHHHVRHGDQWSYCRDDDGGITWTTPTGRRISTRPPPLPGRPPDPPPRPRFVDVPAPF
- a CDS encoding MmgE/PrpD family protein, yielding MHEHHVRVHRSDEDLPRHGQLAHALAEVAVDPVEVDAEVAEMVVNRVIDNAAVAAASLLRRPVVAARSQALAHPASIGGEGATVLGADPGRRVSPEWAAWANGVAVRELDYHDTFLAAEYSHPGDNIPPLVAVAQHAGIDGARLLRGIVTGYEVQVDLVRAISLHRHKIDHVAHLGPSAAAGLGTMLGLDVATIEQAIAQALHTTTATRQSRKGEISSWKAYAPAFAGKMAIEAVDRAMRGETSPSPIYEGEDGVIAWLLDGPDAAYDVPLPDAGEAKRAILDTYTKEHSAEYQAQALIDLARRLHGTHPEAADPERVERIVIHTSHHTHFVIGSGANDPQKYDPTASRETLDHSVPYIFTVALQDGAWHHERSYAPERAARPDTVALWQRTTTEEDAEWTRRYHSVDPAEKAFGARVEILLTDGTTIVDEIAVADAHPLGAHPFSREQYVAKFRTLADGVLEESEIERFLDLAQRLPELTAEEVGRLTIVAAPGVLASVESPRGLF
- a CDS encoding exopolyphosphatase — its product is MTATRVAAFDCGTNSLRLLIADVEGGRLTDVLRRTELVRLGHGVDRTGRFDPAALERTLAVTREYAALVRETGATRVRFVATSATRDAADREDFLGAVERIIGLRTPMFRGAETISGEEEAALSFRGALSAVDAVAPVLVVDLGGGSTELVLGGGQPEQAHSMDVGSVRLTERHRAGGGEPTDEQRAAIRADVRRALAASPVDLSAARSVVGVAATVLTVTAHALRLRTYDRDALEATLPIRDVLAACDELAALSPAETAALPFVRAGREDVLAAGALIWSEVLRAVQHSSPSVTTVTTTAHDILDGLALTL
- a CDS encoding MFS transporter — its product is MDPRRQRAIALLVAGCFFMENLDATIVTTAAPAIGADLGVDSAAVAITVTAFLLTVAVLIPASGWLSERFGVRRVFTIAIAIFTVASLLCALSPTLPLLVAARVLQGVGGALMVPVGRLAVLRVTPREGIIRAIAILVWPGLVAPILAPFVGGLLTTYASWHWIFLINLPLGVVAFVIARRIVPVGTEAVPPPLDVVGLLLVAVGLGALVGATGFVTGSGSDTVALGLGVGGAAVTAVAVRHLLRTPHPLVRLDAFRFSTFRVANASGSLYRATINAVPFLLPLLFQDAFGWDAVQAGSIVLALFVGNLAIKPATTWLLRTVGFRGVLVAANVVGIACMVAMAFLDPEVPIPAIVALLVLSGVARSAGFTAYNTVTFAEVPAEGMSGANTLSATTQQIAAGFGVAAGGIALAAGSAFGPGLVPYRFAFLTLAVLTLVPLVAAARLHPDSGSTLTR
- a CDS encoding NIPSNAP family protein, with the protein product MSDSETRTIQLRRYELVDGVMDDFLAWYEAKIVSARAAHGFTIEFAYADREVNEFVWAVSTPGDAEAFAAIEKTYLASPEREAAFAGEPTRVAVHHVRLIERIV
- a CDS encoding SRPBCC family protein produces the protein MARNTRVFHCPPESVFAVFASGWLFPAWVVGSSRMREVDRDWPHAGSRLHHSFGIWPLVIDDRTTVLEWDPSSRFVIQAAGWPMGEARVGFEIEPHRKGCRVRIHETAVKGPGTLIPKPLLHGFLWVRNIETLRRLAHMAEAGANGRTLAPAALASPRDRAGLDSSKHTGWRLLGTLGSLVVGSVALRLVLAGPRRARG
- a CDS encoding NAD(P)/FAD-dependent oxidoreductase; its protein translation is MVDAVVVGSGPNGLSAAVTLARAGLSVAVYERNATLGGGARTAELTLPGFHHDMGSAVHPMALASGFFRRFQLDRRIDLRLPEISYAHPLDGGRSGIAYRDLERTAEGLGRDGAAWRALMGPLAERADRVAGFTNDALLKIPTDPSVLLRFGLRVLEQGSPLWNLRFREEVAPAMFAGVAAHAIRPMPSLSTAAAALALGSYAHARGWPVPVGGSQAIVDAMADDLRAHGGTIETGVEITSLAQLPSARAVLLDLTPEALLRLAGDRLPAPYQAALRLFRYGNGVAKVDFALDGPVPWTDPELAGAGTLHVGGTRAEIAAAERDVVRGRHSENPYVLVAQPSVLDPSRAPEGKQVLWAYTHVPRDSPAHQREAITAQIERFAPGFRDRVLAASSMTARDMHAWNPNYIGGDIAAGAASVAQLISRPVPSSDPWRTPAKGLYLCSSSTPPGPGVHGMAGWHAARSALRHEFGIRRTPDLSPSADR